A part of Molothrus aeneus isolate 106 unplaced genomic scaffold, BPBGC_Maene_1.0 scaffold_30, whole genome shotgun sequence genomic DNA contains:
- the LOC136569962 gene encoding zinc finger protein 420-like isoform X2 translates to MESSEEPVAEAVLSGSRAQGEASGEEKPRRCLSRRGCKRRARGSEGQRAGLGQGGAQSPELGLREQLQDGQEKPHECSERGKSFKRRSCLVVHQKIHTGSEGEKPTLDQGQSSELGLQEQLQDGQEKKPHKCSECGKSFMLSFHLVDHFRVHTGECPYECGLCGKSFTTSSYLSVHQRMHTGEKPYECGLCKKRFLTSSCLLVHQRIHKDEKPFSCPDCGKSFSQKSNLVVHRRIHTGERPYECPRCGKGFRTNCQLVVHHRTHTGERPYECGQCGKSFGSNSQLIVHRRSHSGRRREGSEGEKPGLGHGGGQRSKLEVQDGENCHRCRECGKSFMSKSSLRYHHRIHTGERPHGCPQCGKSFRERSSLKVHLRIHTGERPYRCGQCGKGFTSSTELTVHRRRHTGERPYGCPQCGKGFSSSSQLLTHLRCHTGERPYECPQCGKGFSSSSQLLVHLRFHSGERPYGCAQCGKGFATSSCLMKHRRSHTGEKPYECGWCGKSFVVRSHLNTHLRTHTGEKPFECQLCGKSFSTRSYLVVHQRFHSGERPYKCGECGKSFVMCSLLIVHRRIHTGERPYVCDVCRKGFRSSYLLLVHQRSHTDEKPFRCPDCGKGFRENSTLTVHRRVHTGERPYLCPQCGKTFMLSSRLRAHQRSHTGERPHRCEECGKGFTTRPGLVHHQRSHTGEKPYACGQCGKSFTTRSCLRSHKKTHSDEKPFECPLCGKRFRVSSSLRRHQSTHTREKPFHCEKPFRCPDCGRRFKLNAFLAKHRLIHAGDGPRECHLCGKRFSASSLLARHKWKFH, encoded by the coding sequence atggagagcagcgAGGAGCCGGTGGCcgaggccgttttgagcggctccagGGCGCAGGGAGAAGCCAGCGGGGAGGAGAAGCCGCGGAGATGcctgagcaggaggggctgcaaacgcagagCGCGGGGATCCGAGGGGCAAAGAGCCGGCCTGGGCCAGGGAGGGGCTCAGAGCCCCGAGCTGGGGCTccgggagcagctccaggatgggcaggagAAGCCCCACGAGTGCTCGGAGCGCGGGAAGAGCTTCAAGAGGAGATCCTGCCTGGTCGTCCACCAAAAAATCCACACGGGAtctgagggggaaaaacccacccTGGACCAGGgtcagagctcagagctggggctccaggagcagctccaggatgggcaggagaagaagccccacaagtgctcggagtgcgggaagagcttcaTGCTGAGCTTCCACCTGGTTGACCATTTCAGGGTCCACACAGGAGAATGTCCCTACGAGTGCGGGCTGTGCGGGAAGAGCTTCACCACCAGCTCCTACCTGAGCGTCCACCAGAGGATGCACACCGGGGAGAAGCCCTACGAGTGCGGGCTGTGCAAGAAGAGGTTCCTGaccagctcctgcctcctcgTGCACCAGCGGATCCACAAAGACGAGAAGCCCTTCAGCTGCCCCGACTGCGGCAAGAGCTTCAGCCAGAAGTCCAACCTGGTCGtccaccggcgcatccacaccggtgagaggccctacgagtgtccccgGTGCGGGAAGGGCTTCAGGACAAACTGCCAGCTGGTCGTCCACCACAGGACCCACACGGGAGAgcggccctacgagtgtgggcagtgcgggaagagcttcggCAGCAACTCCCAGCTGATTGTTCACCGGAGGAGCCACTCGGGGCGTCGCCGAGAGGGATCCGAGGGGGAAAAGCCCGGCCTGGGTCATGGAGGTGGTCAGAGATCCAAGCTGGAGGTCCAGGATGGGGAGAATTGCCACAGATGccgggaatgtgggaagagcttcatgTCCAAGTCCTCCTTGCGCTACCACCACCGCATCCACACCGGCGAGAGGCCCCACGGGTGTCCCcagtgcgggaagagcttcagggAGCGCTCGAGCCTCAAAGTCCACCTCAGGATCCACACTGGAGAACGCCCCTACAGGTGCGGGCAGTGCGGGAAGGGCTTCACCTCCAGCACGGAGCTGACCGTCCACCGCAGGAGGCACACGGGGGAGCGGCCCTACGGGTGCCCCCAGTGCGGGAAgggcttcagcagcagctcccagctgctgacGCACCTGAGGTGCCACACCGgcgagaggccctacgagtgccCCCAGTGCGGGAAgggcttcagcagcagctcgCAGCTGCTGGTGCACCTGAGGTTCCACAGCGGCGAGAGGCCCTACGGGTGCGCCCAGTGCGGGAAGGGCTTCGCGACGAGCTCCTGCCTGATGAAGCACCGCCGGAGCCACACGGGGGAGAAGCCCTACGAGTGCGGGTggtgcgggaagagcttcgtgGTGAGGTCCCACCTCAACACCCACCTGAGGACCCACACCGGGGAGAAACCCTTCGAGTGCCAGCTGTGCGGCAAGAGCTTCAGCACCAGGTCCTACCTGGTCGTCCACCAGAGGTTCCACAGCGGGGAGAGGCCCTACAAGTGCGGggagtgcgggaagagcttcgtCATGTGCTCCCTGCTGATCGTCCACCGGAGGATCCACACCGGCGAGAGGCCCTACGTGTGCGACGTGTGCAGGAAGGGTTTCAGGAGCAGCTACCTTCTCCTGGTCCACCAGCGCTCCCACACGGATGAGAAACCCTTCCGGTGCCCCGACTGCGGCAAGGGCTTCAGGGAGAACTCCACCCTCACCGTCCACCGCCGCGTGCACACCGGGGAGAGGCCCTACCTGTGCCCCCAGTGCGGGAAAACCTTCATGCTGAGCTCCCGCCTGCGGGCCCACCAGAGGAGCCACACGGGAGAACGTCCCCACAGGTGCGAGGAGTGCGGCAAGGGCTTCACCACCCGCCCGGGCCTGGTCCACCACCAGAGGAGCCACACCGGCGAGAAACCCTACGCGTGCGGGcagtgcgggaagagcttcaCCACCAGATCCTGCCTGAGGTCCCACAAGAAGACGCACAGCGACGAGAAGCCCTTCGAGTGCCCGCTGTGCGGGAAGAGGTTCAGGGTGAGCTCCAGCCTCAGGAGGCACCAGAGCACACACACGCGGGAGAAACCTTTCCACTGTGAGAAACCTTTCCGCTGTCCCGACTGCGGGAGGCGCTTCAAGCTCAACGCCTTCCTGGCCAAGCACCGGCTGATCCACGCCGGGGACGGCCCCCGCGAGTGCCACCTGTGTGGGAAGAGGTTCTCGGCCAGTTCTCTCCTGGCCAGGCACAAGTGGAAGTTCCATTGA